The stretch of DNA TAGGCCACTGCGGCATTCCTTACAGAATCAGCATGGCGTCGCCGTAGCTGAAGAATTTGTATTTCTCTTTGATAGCCAGCTGATAAGCCTCTATCAGGAGTTCGTGGCCAGCAAAAGCCGAGGCCATCATCATCAACGTGCTCTCCGGAGTATGGAAGTTGGTGAGCAGCGCATTTGAGATTTTGAAGTCATACGGAGGGAAGATAAACTTATCTGTCCAGCCTTCCGTGGGCTTCAGGCGGGAGTGCGCTGATACCGATGACTCCATGGCGCGCATAGAGGTAGTGCCAATGGCGCAAACGCGCTTCTTAGCGTCCAGGGCCCGGTTTACTACCGCCGCCGAGTCTGCCGGTACGATAAAGTTTTCCGAGTCCATCTTGTGCTTGGTCAGGTCTTCCACATCTACGGGGCGGAAGGTGCCCAGACCTACGTGCAGGGTTACCGGCACCACATCTACTCCTTTGATTTCCAGGCGCTTCATTACCTCGCGGGTAAAGTGCAGGCCCGCTGAAGGAGCGGCCACGGCACCTGTATGCTTGGCATAAATAGTCTGGTAGCGCTCTTTGTCGGCGGCTTCCGTTTCGCGGGGGATGAACTCCTTGGGAATGGGCGTTTCGCCCAGGTCGTGCAGCGCCTTATAGAACTCCTCATCAGAGCCATCAAACAGGAATTTAATGGTCCGGCCGCGCGAAGTGGTGTTGTCAATAACTTCAGCTACCATGTCGCTTTCGCCGAAGTAGAGCTTGTTGCCTACCCGAATTTTTCGGGCCGGGTCAACCAGCACATCCCACAAGTGGATTTCTTTGTTCAGCTCACGCAGGAGGAAAACCTCGATTTTGGCGCCGGTTTTCTCTTTGTTACCATACAGGCGGGCCGGGAATACTTTCGTGTCGTTTACCACGAAAACATCGCCTTCGCCGAAGTACTCGATGATATCTTTGAATACGCGGTGTTCAATCTTGCCGCTGTCGCGGTGCAACACCATCAGGCGAGATTCGTCTCGGTTTTTGGCCGGGTGCTGTGCCAGTAAGTTTTCAGGCAGGTCAAATTTGAACTCGGACAGTTTCATGGGCCAGACAGGGCAATAGGTGGGGAACCTAATGAAAAAATTGAGCCGCAAAAGTAGTCATTCGAGCCGGATTAATCGTTACTTTTCGCCCGAAAAGGTGAGGCCCCGCTCCACTGAGCTACTGCTTAATCGGTTATACTGATACGTTTACGGTTCCGGCTACTACTCCGGCCTCATCCCGGCCCCTCATGAAAGCACTCCGCCTGACCTTTGAAAGCTTCCGCTTCGCGTGGCAAGCCCTCAAGTCCAATTTGCTTCGCACTATCCTGTCCTTGCTCGGGGTAACGGTGGGCATTTTTGCCATTATTGCCGTTTTCACGGTCGTCGACTCGCTGGAAACCAACATCCGGCAGAGTATGAATTTTGTGGGCGACAAGGTAATTTACGTGAACAAGTGGCCTTGGGTATTCGAGTCTAACTTTGCCTGGTGGAAGTATTTTAACCGACCCGTACCCACGGTGCGAGAGTTTCGGGAGTTGCAGCGCCGCCTGGGGCCCAACAATAATGGCATAGCCATTTTCGCCAATACCAGCGGCAACCTGTTTAAAGCAGGCAGCAATAGTATGGAGGGCTGCAACCTGCAAGGCGTTAGCCTGGAGTTTAACAAGGTGTCGGAAGTGCCTATTGCTGAAGGACGCTACTTCACGCCTCAGGAGGTTGAATCGGCCCGCAACGTGGCCATTGTGGGCGCTGAAATAGCCGAGAGCCTGTTCCCTAACAGCTCGGCACTGGGGAAGGAATTTAAAACCCGCGGCCAGAAGTTTGTCATTATTGGCGTAATGCAGAAGGAAGGCAAGAAGCTGCTGGATACCCCCAGCAACGATACTAACTGCCTGATTCCCTTTGGGATGTTTACCAAGATGTTCGCCCTGAATGCTAACGGCCAGGGCGGCGTGTCGCCCAGCATTGGCATCAAAGGCACCGATGACGACCCGGGCTTGCTGGACCTGGAGTACGAGCTGAAAGGCGTGATGCGCAACATCAGGGGCCTAAAGCCGCAGGAAGAAGACAACTTTGCCCTGAACCGGCCTGAAATGCTGGCCAATGCTATTACCAAGCTCTTTTCTGTTATTGGTATTGCGGGGGCTGTTATTGGCTCCTTTGCCATGCTGGTGGGCGGGTTTGGTATTGCCAACATCATGTTTGTGTCGGTGAAGGAGCGCACCAATATCATTGGCATTCAGAAGTCATTAGGAGCTAAGAATTATTTCATCCTGTTCCAGTTTCTGTTCGAGGCCGTGTTCCTGTGCCTGTTGGGCGGGGCGGCTGGTATTCTGCTGGTGTGGTTAATTACCCTGGTGCCGCAGGAAGGCCTACCATTGTTCCTGACGCCCGGTAATATCTCGCTCGGTCTCACCGTATCGGTGGTTATTGGCGTGCTGGCGGGCATTATTCCGGCCGTACTGGCATCAAACCTCGATCCGGTTATTGCCATCAGGGCGCAGTAACTTTGCGCTGGCTACGCGGTTATAGAAACTGCGTTTGCGGAATACAAAGGCACAGCCCATGGGTGGGTTAAATGACCTGAACTGGCCTAGCCGTCACCTAACAATTTCATGATGCAGGCTAGCGTAATGTTAACAAATTGTTAACTTGCCGGTCGCTACTTTTGGTCGCCTTCCTTCCGTGAGGCGGCCTTCTTTTTGCCTTTTTCCTAATTTTTTACCTGGCGCAGGCCCATCCCCACCGCCGTCGGCTTGTGCAGTCGCCGGCTGTCTGTGCCTTTTTACCCGTGTAGCTCCTATGTCGAAGCTAAAAAAAACCAGCCGTACTAAAGTGGCCGATGAAGTGCTGAATGCTGGCAGCGGCCAGACCATCGTGCAGCCCAACATCAACGACAATAAGGTTAAGACCATTAGTGATATCCGTGAGCAAACGCATGGCCAGCGTACCGTGCAGGTGGATGATGAGCAGCGCATTCGGCAAGCCTTTGTTGACAAGGACTGGAACGAGATAAAGATTGCCGACTCCTGGCAGATCTTTAAAGTAATGGCTGAGTTTGTGGAGGGCTTCGAGAAGATGAGCAAGATTGGACCCTGCGTGTCCATCTTTGGCTCGGCTCGTACCAAGCCAGAGAACCCTTACTACCAAATGGCCGAGGAAATTGCGGCTAAGCTGGTGCGCCACGGTTACGGCGTTATCACGGGCGGTGGCCCTGGTATTATGGAGGCCGGTAACAAAGGTGCCCATAAGGAGGGTGGCCGGTCTGTAGGCCTCAACATTGAGCTGCCCTTCGAGCAGTTCAATAACATTTACATCGACCCTGACAAAATCATCAACTTCGACTACTTCTTTGTGCGTAAGGTGATGTTTGTGAAGTACGCGCAGGGCTTCATTGGCATGCCCGGCGGCTTTGGCACGCTGGATGAGCTATTTGAAGCAATTACCCTGATTCAGACCAAGAAAATTGGTCGTTTCCCCATTGTGCTGGTAGGCTCCGCCTATTGGAATGGCCTGTTCAAGTGGATTGAGGATGTAATGCTGCACGAAGAGCACAACATCTCGCCCGAAGACATGGAGCTGGTGCAGATTGTAGATGACGCAGAAGCCGCCGTGAAAATTATCGACGAGTTCTACAGCCGTTACCTGCTCTCGCCAAACTTCTAAGCCGTTTGGCTGAGCCTAGCCATCTAAAAAGCCGCCGCTTTTCTCTCTTCAGAGAAGCGGCGGCTTTTTCGTTTAAGCTCCTAAATGAGGGGTGAGTGCTCGTAGAGTATAAAGCACAGCTGCTAATGGCTTATTGCCCTAGTTATACAGCATCACTTTCCGTACTCACCACAACTGCCACTCTGAAAAGTTGCGAAGTAGCTCTTGCGTTACGCTGGGCGGGCGCTTCGCCCAGCAACTGCGAAGCTCTTTCCGCGCCAGCTGTTCCGTGAGCCAAGTCTGGCGTACTGTCTTAACTTGCAGCGGCGGCCCTTTCGGTCGTTGTTTCTCATGGCCGCATCCGTTGATTTCGACTACCTGATTGTGGGCGGTGGGGCCGCTGGCCTCAGCCTGGCCTACCACATAAGCCAGGAGCCGCGGCTGCGCCAGAAGCGCGTGTTGCTGCTGGAGCCCGAGGCCAAAGACACCAACGACCGTACCTGGTCGTTCTGGGCCGATGAGCCAAGCCTGTTCGACGAGATAGTGGCCTACGAATGGGCCAACATTGCTTTCCGAAGCCCTGATTTTGAACAGATATTTGAGCTGAAGCGCCACCGGTACAAGATGATCCGGGGGCTTGATTTTTACCGGTTTGTGCGGAACGCTTTGGCTAGCAGCCCACAGTTCACGCTCCTGCAAACCACCGTAGGCCACCTGCAAGACTTGCCGGGTACTGGCGTGCGCGCCACCACCCCCAACGGGGAGTTTACTGCCCACTACGGCTTTGATAGCCGCCCGCCGCAACTGGAACGCCGCCCTGAGAAGCACCGGTATCTGTTGCAGCACTTTGTAGGGTGGGAGGTAGAAACCGATGTGGATGCGTTTGACCCGGCCACGGCGGAGTTTATGGACTTCCGGGGCGCGCAATACCAGGAGGCGCGGTTTATGTACGTGTTGCCTTTCAGCAAACGCACGGCGCTGGTAGAGTACACCCTGTTTTCGGCGGAGCTACTACCCAAACAGGCCTACGAAGAGGCCATGCGCACCTACCTGCGCGACACTCTGGGTGTAACTAATTTCAGAATTAAGGCGGAAGAAGTGGGTGCTATTCCCATGACCGACCATCCGTTCCCGGCCTCGGCCGGAGAGCGAGTTATACACCTGGGTACTCGTGCGGGGCGGGCCAAGCCCAGCACAGGTTACGCCTTTAAGCGTATTCAGGCCCACTCGGCACGGTTGGTGGCCGCACTGGCCAGCACTGGCCAGCCACCCCAGCACCCAACCGGCGACCAGTGGCAGTTCCATCTTTTCGATACCCTGCTGCTCGACATTATGCAGCGCTGCGGAGAGCACACCCGCGACATCTTCGCGCAGCTATTCAGCCGCAACCCTCCCGAACGCATTTTTGACTTTCTGGATGAGCGCACTTCCTGGCTGGAGAATCTGCAGGTGATGAACTCCGTTACTCCCTGGCCCTTCCTGCAATCCATCTGGCACGTAATCAGAGGCCGGCCTGGGAAGCGGTGATGAGGTAATGAGGTGAGGGAGTGACGAGGTGAAGAAAGGAAGTGGCCTAGACTGTCACTTTTACCGCACCTCATTTTGATGCAACAGCAAGGGCCTTCCTACAGCATAGAACGCACTGGTTGCTAGGCCACTCGCTCACATGTGTAAAGCTCCTGCCTAGCTTTAAGAAGCCGTTTAACTTTTTATGCTCCACTGCACTTAGTCACCTAATAACCTCGTCACCCTCTTACTTCCTTACCTCATTACCGATAAGCTTTCCTCACTTTCCAGGTACTCACGGGCGGCCCGGACGGTATCAGGGGTTAGGGACTCTAGCTGCGGGGTGGGAGCGGAGAGGTTGAGCAGGTAACCGCCAGCAGGTAGAGCCAGCAGGTTGTCGAGGTCGTGAGTGATGCAGAGAACGGTTTTTTGCTGCTCCTGCACCCAGGACTGGAGCAGATCAAATACGCGGCGCCGGTAGTACACATCAAGCTGCTGCGTGGGCTCATCGAGCAAGTACAGGGCGGCATCTTGCAGGCTGAGCTGGGCCAGCCACACCAGTTGCTGCTCGCCGCCGGAGAGTTGAGTGAAGTCGCGGGCGGCAAGGTGAGCGGCGCCCACGCGGGTTAGCGCCGCATTGGCCAGAGCGTAGTCGGTAGGAGAATAGGCACTCAGGAAGCGGTGGTGGCGGAACCGGCCCATGACCACCAACTCCCGCACCGAGATAGAAAACTCTACACTGCCTCGCTGGGGTAAATAGGCCAGTAGGCCACTGTTGGCCGGCTGGCGCACGGTACGCAGATCCTGGCCTAGCACCCTAATGGTGCCCTCATACGGAATACGCCCCGTAAGCGCCCGAAACAGAGTGGTTTTGCCGCAGCCATTGTGGCCTACAATAGCTACAAAGGCAGGCTCAGGCACGGCCAAAAAAAGATTGCGGAGCAGGACACGCTGTCCATACCCCGCAATCAATTGTTCAATATGCAGAACTGAGATATCAGCCATAAGAATTGAGACTCTAACGGCCTGTTCGTGACCTGAAAAGAAGCTCAGTTCTAGGCGCTCACTTCTAAGTTCTCCTATTAATACTCGTCTTCGTTGAACATGAAGTCTTCTTTGGTCGGATAATCCGGCCAAACTTCTTCAATATTCTCGTAGGGCTGACCGTCGTCCTCCAGGGCCTGCAGGTTTTCCACTACTTCCATCGGGGCACCCGAGCGGATAGAGTAATCAATAAGCTCGTCCTTGGTGGCAGGCCAGGGTGCATCTTCCAGATACGAAGCAAGTTCCAGAGTCCAGTACATAGTCGTGTGTGCTACTAAAAAAGGTTGGCAAAGTGTAGAGGGGCATCAGCAAAAATCTAGCCGAGGCAATGGGCATGACACCATTACCGGCCTAGGGTTGCTTTTGCTGACGACAACGTAAAATACAAACGAAGGTTGAGTTACTTACTAACTCGCTGACGCAACATTTCAATCAAGTCGTTTTTCGTGCGGATTTTCCGCTCAAACGCTCTGATCTTACCCTGTAGCATAGTCCGGAAGGCCTCGTTTCCGGGCGAGTCGTTGAGCTTGCCCAGGTTTTCTTCCAGCACTTCCTGCTCCTGCTTGTCGTATTTGATGAAGTCTCGTAGGGCTTGTACCCGAATGGTAACCTGCTCCTCCGGCGAGCCAGCTTCTGGGCCAGCTGGCTGGCGCTTCCGGATAAAATGCTCCAGGGCACTCATCTCAAATACCTTATCACAGGCTAGGATAAACTGCTCCCACACCCGGTCAGATTCCTCACCGCGTACGGGGCCCACCTTTTTCCAGGCCGCCTGCAGCTCCTTGGCGCGGGCCACCGCCTGCGACATGGGCTGGCTCAGCAACGCCTGTGCTTCGGCCACCAACGCCCGTTTGCGGCTCAGGTTATCGTCGGTGGAGGTGCCCTGGCCCTCGGTGCGCTTGCTTTCAATGTGCACCTTCAGGCGCTCAAAGAAATGGTTGTGCGCCGCTCGGAACCGCGTCCAGAGGTCGTTGGCTTGCTTGCGAGGCAAGGAGCCGCCTACTTCCTTCCAGTCTTGCTGCAACTGCTTGAGCTTGCGGGTGGTTTCCTCAAAGTCGTTGGAGTTTTGCAGGGCTTCCGACTTGTGGATGAGCTCCTTGTAACGGTCATACACGCGGTTGACCATGGCCTTTTTCTCGGCCAGAAACTCCTTCTTGTTCGCAAAAAACTTATCAACGGCGGCCTGAAAACGGGTTTCCAGCTCGTCGGTGAGGTGCTTTTCCACAGGGCCGGTTTTAATCCAGCCCTGGCGCAGGTCTTTTACTTTCTCGGTGCCGGCCTGCCAGTCAATGGTGTTGGCCAGCTCTTCGGTTTCCTGAATCAGACCAATTTTGGTGGCCAGATTCTTCTCGCGGTTGCGAACAATGGTAACCTTGATGGACTCTTCCGCTTCGGTGAGGCGGCGGTGCAGGCTTTCAAAATCCCCTAGGGCATCGTAGTTGCCTACCTGCTCCTTAAGGTGCAGGGCTTTCATCAGGAAAGAGCCTTTATTTTCCGATTCCTCAATTTTCTGGAGCAGGTCTTCCACCTTATTGCGGAAGAGCTCGAAGCGCTGAGCGAAGTAGATCAGGGATGCGTCGCCGGACTCTTTGACCTGACCCACCTGCCGGGCGGGCAGGTCCAGCAGCGGGCGGAGCCACACCTGGTCGCCCTCGATGTAGCCATAACGGCGGGCTTCGGCCAGTAGGTGGTCTTGTTGTTCCATAAGTAAAATAGCGGGGGAGCGGAATAGGTGGAAAGGTCGGTATTCAGGCCAAAAAGCTGTACAAGTTTACGGGTTACGGGCCAAATCCTTGATGAAAGCAAACCGTGGAATCTTTATCCGGGCTGCCTACCTTTGGCCTGCCCGACAAAATCAGGCACTCGTCACTTGCCAGCTAGTTGGGTGTTTCCGTGTGCAAAGAGCTACGCACGGAAAGTCAATGCGGTTATTTTCAGAACACAGGACACATACAATATCGGGTTAAATAAGTAGACTCACCGCCCGACTCGTGGTGCAGGGAATCGACCCGCAAAATAGAAACCTAATTTGTACGCGCAACTTTTAGTTGCTGCTCCCGGCCTTGGCATTGCTTGCTAGGCCACCTTCTCAGTCATTATTTGCCCTTTCTTCCTCCAGTAAACTATGAGCGACCAACCCACCATTATCTTCTCCATGGAGAGGGTAAGCAAGATTTTCCCCCCCCAGAAGCAAGTTCTCAAGAACATCTACCTCTCGTTT from Hymenobacter taeanensis encodes:
- the queA gene encoding tRNA preQ1(34) S-adenosylmethionine ribosyltransferase-isomerase QueA codes for the protein MKLSEFKFDLPENLLAQHPAKNRDESRLMVLHRDSGKIEHRVFKDIIEYFGEGDVFVVNDTKVFPARLYGNKEKTGAKIEVFLLRELNKEIHLWDVLVDPARKIRVGNKLYFGESDMVAEVIDNTTSRGRTIKFLFDGSDEEFYKALHDLGETPIPKEFIPRETEAADKERYQTIYAKHTGAVAAPSAGLHFTREVMKRLEIKGVDVVPVTLHVGLGTFRPVDVEDLTKHKMDSENFIVPADSAAVVNRALDAKKRVCAIGTTSMRAMESSVSAHSRLKPTEGWTDKFIFPPYDFKISNALLTNFHTPESTLMMMASAFAGHELLIEAYQLAIKEKYKFFSYGDAMLIL
- a CDS encoding ABC transporter permease, giving the protein MKALRLTFESFRFAWQALKSNLLRTILSLLGVTVGIFAIIAVFTVVDSLETNIRQSMNFVGDKVIYVNKWPWVFESNFAWWKYFNRPVPTVREFRELQRRLGPNNNGIAIFANTSGNLFKAGSNSMEGCNLQGVSLEFNKVSEVPIAEGRYFTPQEVESARNVAIVGAEIAESLFPNSSALGKEFKTRGQKFVIIGVMQKEGKKLLDTPSNDTNCLIPFGMFTKMFALNANGQGGVSPSIGIKGTDDDPGLLDLEYELKGVMRNIRGLKPQEEDNFALNRPEMLANAITKLFSVIGIAGAVIGSFAMLVGGFGIANIMFVSVKERTNIIGIQKSLGAKNYFILFQFLFEAVFLCLLGGAAGILLVWLITLVPQEGLPLFLTPGNISLGLTVSVVIGVLAGIIPAVLASNLDPVIAIRAQ
- a CDS encoding TIGR00730 family Rossman fold protein, giving the protein MSKLKKTSRTKVADEVLNAGSGQTIVQPNINDNKVKTISDIREQTHGQRTVQVDDEQRIRQAFVDKDWNEIKIADSWQIFKVMAEFVEGFEKMSKIGPCVSIFGSARTKPENPYYQMAEEIAAKLVRHGYGVITGGGPGIMEAGNKGAHKEGGRSVGLNIELPFEQFNNIYIDPDKIINFDYFFVRKVMFVKYAQGFIGMPGGFGTLDELFEAITLIQTKKIGRFPIVLVGSAYWNGLFKWIEDVMLHEEHNISPEDMELVQIVDDAEAAVKIIDEFYSRYLLSPNF
- a CDS encoding lycopene cyclase family protein, whose amino-acid sequence is MAASVDFDYLIVGGGAAGLSLAYHISQEPRLRQKRVLLLEPEAKDTNDRTWSFWADEPSLFDEIVAYEWANIAFRSPDFEQIFELKRHRYKMIRGLDFYRFVRNALASSPQFTLLQTTVGHLQDLPGTGVRATTPNGEFTAHYGFDSRPPQLERRPEKHRYLLQHFVGWEVETDVDAFDPATAEFMDFRGAQYQEARFMYVLPFSKRTALVEYTLFSAELLPKQAYEEAMRTYLRDTLGVTNFRIKAEEVGAIPMTDHPFPASAGERVIHLGTRAGRAKPSTGYAFKRIQAHSARLVAALASTGQPPQHPTGDQWQFHLFDTLLLDIMQRCGEHTRDIFAQLFSRNPPERIFDFLDERTSWLENLQVMNSVTPWPFLQSIWHVIRGRPGKR
- a CDS encoding ABC transporter ATP-binding protein, which translates into the protein MADISVLHIEQLIAGYGQRVLLRNLFLAVPEPAFVAIVGHNGCGKTTLFRALTGRIPYEGTIRVLGQDLRTVRQPANSGLLAYLPQRGSVEFSISVRELVVMGRFRHHRFLSAYSPTDYALANAALTRVGAAHLAARDFTQLSGGEQQLVWLAQLSLQDAALYLLDEPTQQLDVYYRRRVFDLLQSWVQEQQKTVLCITHDLDNLLALPAGGYLLNLSAPTPQLESLTPDTVRAAREYLESEESLSVMR
- a CDS encoding DUF2795 domain-containing protein, whose amino-acid sequence is MYWTLELASYLEDAPWPATKDELIDYSIRSGAPMEVVENLQALEDDGQPYENIEEVWPDYPTKEDFMFNEDEY
- a CDS encoding DUF349 domain-containing protein encodes the protein MEQQDHLLAEARRYGYIEGDQVWLRPLLDLPARQVGQVKESGDASLIYFAQRFELFRNKVEDLLQKIEESENKGSFLMKALHLKEQVGNYDALGDFESLHRRLTEAEESIKVTIVRNREKNLATKIGLIQETEELANTIDWQAGTEKVKDLRQGWIKTGPVEKHLTDELETRFQAAVDKFFANKKEFLAEKKAMVNRVYDRYKELIHKSEALQNSNDFEETTRKLKQLQQDWKEVGGSLPRKQANDLWTRFRAAHNHFFERLKVHIESKRTEGQGTSTDDNLSRKRALVAEAQALLSQPMSQAVARAKELQAAWKKVGPVRGEESDRVWEQFILACDKVFEMSALEHFIRKRQPAGPEAGSPEEQVTIRVQALRDFIKYDKQEQEVLEENLGKLNDSPGNEAFRTMLQGKIRAFERKIRTKNDLIEMLRQRVSK